DNA from Microbacterium foliorum:
CGGATCCGTGCCGATCCTCGACTGGCCCGCCGACGAGCCGTTCACGGCCGAGGAGCTCGACCGGATCGCGATCGAGGTGCGTGATGCGGCCTACGCCGTCATCCGCGGCAAGGGCGCCACCAACCTCGCCATCGGCGTCAGCTGCGCCCGCATCGCCGAAGCGGTCCTGCGGGACGAGCGGGCTGTCCTCCCGGTCGCGACCGTGCTCGACGGCCAGTACGGCATCGACGGCGTCGCGCTGTCCGTACCCTCTGTGGTGGGCGCGGCGGGTGCAGTGCCGCTGGGGGAGACCCCGATGAGCGCGCACGAGAGGGCTCAGCTGCACGCATCCGCCGCGGCGATCCGCGCGGCGATCGACGAGCTCGGATGAACCGGTCGCAGAGAATCCGGGATTTCTTCGACGGCGATGTCGATCTGAGGTGTTCCCGTTCGACGTCCTGAATGAGAGGGTCGAGAGACGGCCCCACCCACCGAGGAGAACACCATGAAGTACATGCTGATCATGCGATCGAACGACGACGCGGTCGCGGCCTACAAGGAGACGCCCTTCGAGGAGGTCATCGCGGCCATGGGCGCGTACAACGAGTCGCTGATCAAGGCCGGTGTGCTGCTCGCCGGCGAAGGACTCAGCGACGCCGCGGAGGGCTTCGTCGTCGACTTCAGCGCCGAGAAGCCGCTCATCACCGACGGCCCCTACGGCGAGACCAAGGAGCTCTTCAACGGCTTCTGGATCATCGAGGTCGCATCCCGCGAGGAGGCCGCCGAGTGGGCCAGTCGTGCTCCGCTGGGCGCCGGGTCGTTCCTCGAGGTGCGACGGGTGACCGACGAATCCGACTTCCCGGCCGACAACGAGTGGATCGAGAAGGAGAAGGGCTGGCGCGCGGACGAAGAGGCGCGCCGCGCTCAGCAGTGAGATGACAGACGCTCACGACCGCGAGCAGGCCCGCCCCGCCCCTGACGAGGGTGCGCGGCGGGCCGTCGCCGCCGTGTGGCGCATCGAGTCGGCGAAGATCGTCGCCACGCTCACGCGCATGGTCGGCGACTTCGGTCTCGCCGAGGACCTCGCCCAGGAGGCGCTGCTGGATGCGCTGCGCCAGTGGCCGATCGACGGCGTGCCTCGCAACGGAGCCGCGTGGCTGACGGCGGTGGCCAGACGCAAGGCGGTCGACGGATGGCGTCGGCGCGAGCGGCTGGACGAGCGGATGGCGGTGCTCGCCCACGATCTGGAGCGCGAGCGGCATGCGACGACCGATGCTCTGCCGTGGGACCCGGATGCCGTCGACGACGACGTGCTCCGGCTGATCTTCATCTCCTGCCATCCCGTGCTCTCCCGCGAAGCCCAGGTCGCCCTGACGCTGCGTGTCGTGGGCGGCCTGTCGAGCGAGGAGATCGCTCGGGCCTTCCTGGTCCCGACGGCCACAGTGCAGCAGCGGATCGTGCGCGCGAAGAAGACCCTCGCCGCCGCGCACGTGCCGTTCGAGATCCCCCCGCGCGAGCAGCATGCGGAGAGGCTGGGTGGCGTCCTCGGGGTGCTCTATCTCATCTTCAACGAAGGTCATGCGGCCAGCAGCGGTTCGGACTGGATGCGCCCCGAGCTGAGTGCCGAGGCGATCAGACTCACGCGGGTGCTCGTGGCGCTGATGCCGCGCGAGCGCGACCCGCTCAGCCTGCTCGCCCTGATGGAGCTCACGGCCGCACGCTTCGCCGCGAGGGTCGACGCGAACGGGGACCCCGTGCTGCTCGCCGATCAGGACCGGCGGCGCTGGGACCGCGGCCGGATCGTGCGCGGGCGCGACGCGCTCGCCCGCGCAGACTCGCGCGGAACAGGTCGCGGCGCGTACGGACTGCAGGCCGCGATCGCGGAATGCCATGCGGTGGCGGCCTCGGTGCAGGAGACCGACTGGGACCGCATCGTCGTGCTC
Protein-coding regions in this window:
- a CDS encoding YciI family protein, whose protein sequence is MKYMLIMRSNDDAVAAYKETPFEEVIAAMGAYNESLIKAGVLLAGEGLSDAAEGFVVDFSAEKPLITDGPYGETKELFNGFWIIEVASREEAAEWASRAPLGAGSFLEVRRVTDESDFPADNEWIEKEKGWRADEEARRAQQ
- a CDS encoding RNA polymerase sigma factor translates to MTDAHDREQARPAPDEGARRAVAAVWRIESAKIVATLTRMVGDFGLAEDLAQEALLDALRQWPIDGVPRNGAAWLTAVARRKAVDGWRRRERLDERMAVLAHDLERERHATTDALPWDPDAVDDDVLRLIFISCHPVLSREAQVALTLRVVGGLSSEEIARAFLVPTATVQQRIVRAKKTLAAAHVPFEIPPREQHAERLGGVLGVLYLIFNEGHAASSGSDWMRPELSAEAIRLTRVLVALMPRERDPLSLLALMELTAARFAARVDANGDPVLLADQDRRRWDRGRIVRGRDALARADSRGTGRGAYGLQAAIAECHAVAASVQETDWDRIVVLYEALGRIAPSPVVELNRAAAVAMAVGPASALQIVDALAASGALAGYHLLPATRAELLLRLGRRDEARGEFAVAAALAGNERERALLAAKAAES